A stretch of Corallococcus exiguus DNA encodes these proteins:
- a CDS encoding glycosyltransferase, producing MQTPTTPARQGDRATFLMVTPGGKGQMKGHLTRVLDLAQSLVARGHRVLVFTEEAVPAEVEASGAELVPVGDYRGIMDRMEAARETLPGWMRVSLLLRRAYWFACYRRAVLGSVEDYCHQLEPLLRREQVDCVVYDYFAFGAGYAAERLGIPAISTGNLGSVIDADGLPVLLRTAPPGRLARRVPRLTHALVEAFLPLRRTRAKLGLPPRAAKHAELFQTMGSSELHLAMVPENILAGVPRRGEQLYAGTIAFDGATAENSATFGPIAPGTVLVSTTSVGQDGGLMRRVLKALDPTGMPVLATTAGARDVPDNLGPHIRTEAFLPHEQVFPHVAALVTHGGWGAVGRALRHGVPMLIIPLFADQPLNAELLEKQGLAYQLSLREATPEAIRERVQALLKDQVLHARVQKLSEELKAMRKDSVAIDTLERLALETRGRRQAQAA from the coding sequence ATGCAGACCCCCACGACCCCCGCGCGGCAGGGTGACCGGGCCACCTTCCTCATGGTCACGCCGGGCGGCAAGGGCCAGATGAAGGGCCACCTGACGCGCGTGCTCGACCTGGCCCAGAGCCTGGTCGCTCGCGGGCACCGGGTGCTCGTGTTCACCGAGGAGGCCGTCCCCGCCGAGGTGGAGGCCTCGGGGGCGGAGCTGGTGCCGGTCGGCGACTACCGGGGCATCATGGACCGGATGGAGGCCGCCCGCGAGACGCTTCCCGGTTGGATGCGCGTCTCGCTGCTGCTGCGCAGGGCCTACTGGTTCGCGTGCTACCGCCGCGCGGTGCTGGGCAGCGTGGAGGACTACTGCCACCAGCTGGAGCCCCTGCTGCGCCGTGAGCAGGTGGACTGCGTGGTGTACGACTACTTCGCCTTCGGCGCGGGGTACGCGGCGGAGCGGCTGGGCATTCCCGCCATCAGCACCGGCAACCTGGGGAGCGTCATCGACGCGGATGGACTGCCGGTGCTGCTGCGCACCGCGCCCCCGGGCCGGCTCGCGCGGCGCGTGCCCCGGCTGACGCACGCCCTGGTGGAGGCGTTCCTGCCCCTGCGGCGCACGCGGGCGAAGCTCGGCCTGCCGCCGCGCGCCGCGAAGCACGCCGAGCTGTTCCAGACCATGGGCTCCAGCGAGCTCCACCTCGCCATGGTGCCCGAGAACATCCTGGCGGGAGTCCCCCGGCGGGGCGAGCAGCTCTACGCAGGCACCATCGCCTTCGACGGGGCGACCGCGGAGAACTCCGCGACGTTCGGCCCCATCGCGCCCGGCACCGTGCTGGTCAGCACCACCAGCGTGGGCCAGGACGGAGGGCTGATGCGCCGGGTGCTGAAGGCCCTGGACCCCACGGGGATGCCGGTCCTGGCCACCACGGCCGGCGCCCGCGACGTGCCCGACAACCTGGGCCCCCACATCCGCACCGAAGCCTTCTTGCCCCACGAGCAGGTCTTCCCCCACGTCGCGGCGCTGGTGACGCACGGGGGCTGGGGCGCGGTGGGCCGGGCCCTTCGGCACGGCGTGCCCATGCTCATCATCCCCCTGTTCGCCGACCAGCCGCTCAACGCGGAGCTGCTGGAGAAGCAGGGACTCGCCTACCAGTTGTCGCTGCGCGAGGCCACGCCGGAGGCCATCCGCGAGCGCGTCCAGGCCCTGCTGAAGGACCAGGTGCTCCACGCGCGCGTCCAGAAGCTCTCCGAGGAGCTGAAGGCCATGCGCAAGGACAGCGTGGCCATCGACACCCTCGAGCGGCTCGCGCTCGAAACCCGCGGCCGCAGGCAGGCCCAGGCGGCCTGA
- a CDS encoding ABC transporter ATP-binding protein yields the protein MPPAASSVTPRRILSLARPEARRLSAGVFFLFIGSGLSLLFPQAIRLIIDEALGARDQALIDRATLWMTVIFAVTAVANALRYYFFTSAGENVVQALRERLFSHLVSQEVAFFDNSKTGELVTRLGADTAVLQQSVSGNIAMALRSGAQVLGGVALLFYTSPTLTLLMLTVVPPVVVVAMVYGRRMRLTSRRVNDEHAASNAVAEEIFVGIRTVRSFAAERHEGGRYSVALAKALALARRRTQLSAFFIGGSTFGGFIAGSLVLWYGSRLMLRGDLSIGSLTSFLVYTTLVSMSVSGLTDLWADFMRASGSAERVFDLLDRKPGMPISGGERIDPLQGHVEFQSVRFAYPTRLDAPVLKDLNLAIQPGEVVAIVGPSGAGKSTIAGLLARMYDPQGGSLLLDGRDLRTVDPEWLRQQIGVVAQEPMLFSGSIFDNIRYGRLDATEAEVEAAARAANAHDFVCRFPDGYRTSVGERGVQLSGGQKQRVAIARAILKDPRLLVLDEATSALDAESEHLVKDALERLMRGRTTLIIAHRLSTVLGADRVLVLEGGQVVQSGSHASLMEQEGLYRRLVERQFAAA from the coding sequence ATGCCCCCTGCCGCGTCCTCCGTCACTCCGCGCCGCATCCTGAGCCTTGCCCGTCCCGAGGCGCGCAGGCTCTCCGCGGGCGTCTTCTTCCTGTTCATCGGCAGCGGGCTGTCCCTGCTCTTCCCGCAGGCCATCCGCCTCATCATCGACGAGGCGCTCGGCGCCCGGGACCAGGCCCTCATCGACCGGGCCACGCTCTGGATGACGGTCATCTTCGCGGTCACGGCCGTGGCGAACGCGCTGCGCTACTACTTCTTCACCAGCGCGGGCGAAAACGTCGTGCAGGCGCTGCGCGAGCGGCTCTTCTCCCACCTCGTGTCCCAGGAGGTGGCCTTCTTCGACAACAGCAAGACGGGCGAGCTGGTCACCCGGCTGGGCGCCGACACGGCGGTGCTCCAGCAGTCGGTGAGCGGCAACATCGCCATGGCGCTGCGCAGCGGGGCGCAGGTGCTGGGCGGCGTCGCGCTGCTCTTCTACACCTCGCCCACGCTCACGCTCCTGATGCTCACCGTGGTGCCTCCGGTGGTGGTGGTGGCCATGGTGTATGGCCGGCGCATGCGGTTGACCTCCCGGCGCGTGAACGACGAGCACGCCGCGTCCAACGCGGTGGCCGAGGAGATCTTCGTCGGCATCCGCACCGTGCGCTCCTTCGCGGCCGAGCGTCACGAGGGGGGACGCTACAGCGTCGCCCTGGCGAAGGCGCTCGCTCTGGCCCGCCGGCGCACCCAGCTGTCCGCCTTCTTCATCGGCGGCAGCACCTTCGGTGGCTTCATCGCCGGGTCCCTCGTGCTGTGGTACGGCAGCCGGCTGATGCTGAGGGGCGACCTGTCCATTGGAAGCCTCACCTCCTTCCTCGTCTACACCACGCTGGTCTCCATGTCGGTGAGCGGGCTGACGGACCTGTGGGCGGACTTCATGCGGGCCTCCGGCTCCGCCGAGCGCGTCTTCGACTTGCTGGATCGCAAGCCCGGCATGCCCATCTCCGGCGGTGAGCGCATCGACCCCCTCCAGGGCCACGTCGAGTTCCAGTCCGTGCGCTTCGCCTACCCGACGCGGCTGGACGCGCCCGTGCTGAAGGACCTCAACCTGGCCATCCAGCCCGGCGAGGTGGTGGCCATCGTCGGCCCCTCCGGCGCGGGCAAGTCCACCATCGCCGGGCTGCTGGCGCGCATGTATGACCCGCAGGGCGGGAGTCTCCTCCTGGACGGGCGGGACCTGCGCACGGTGGACCCGGAGTGGCTGCGTCAGCAGATTGGCGTGGTGGCGCAGGAGCCCATGCTGTTCTCCGGCTCCATCTTCGACAACATCCGCTACGGGCGGCTGGACGCCACGGAGGCCGAGGTGGAGGCCGCCGCCCGCGCCGCCAACGCGCACGACTTCGTCTGCCGCTTCCCGGACGGCTACCGCACCTCCGTGGGCGAGCGCGGCGTGCAGCTCTCCGGCGGCCAGAAGCAGCGCGTGGCCATTGCCCGCGCCATCCTCAAGGACCCGCGCCTGCTCGTCCTGGACGAGGCCACCAGCGCGCTCGACGCGGAGAGCGAGCACCTGGTGAAGGACGCCCTGGAGCGGCTGATGCGCGGGCGCACCACGCTCATCATCGCCCACCGCCTGTCCACGGTGCTCGGCGCGGACCGCGTGCTGGTGCTGGAAGGCGGGCAGGTGGTCCAGAGCGGCAGCCATGCCTCCCTCATGGAGCAGGAAGGCCTGTACCGCCGGCTGGTGGAGCGGCAGTTCGCGGCCGCCTGA
- a CDS encoding aminotransferase-like domain-containing protein, whose amino-acid sequence MNFLNEIAIRFPEAISFAPGRPNEQFYEAEKLTVYLDAYCRYLREERGLTEAQVKTQLFQYGRTNGHIHDLIARMLEKDEGIRAAKESIVVTVGCQEGMFISLRALFSAPTDVLLVGMPCYIGITGAAKLLGIEIVPVTEREDGLDLQELEDTLSRLKAEGKQPRALYLVADFANPSGKSLPVPARKRLLEIARGAGFLIIEDNPYGFFFREGPRKPTLKSMDEHQQVIYLGSFSKSAFPGVRVGYAVADQRVLGATGKQHLLADEFSKIKSMLTVNTPALSQAIIGGMLVMNEGGLLDANREAIRFYKENMDATLGALERHFPRSEAWARDVTWNVPEGGFFLVMKLPIEADEALLEQSAKHHQVIWTPMRYFYLGSGGETELRLSCSYLTPAEIEEGITRLARLIRSALEQQPARALSVG is encoded by the coding sequence ATGAACTTCCTGAACGAGATCGCGATCCGTTTTCCAGAGGCGATCTCGTTCGCTCCGGGGAGGCCGAACGAGCAGTTCTATGAAGCCGAAAAGCTCACCGTGTATCTCGACGCGTACTGCCGCTATCTGCGCGAGGAACGCGGGCTGACCGAGGCGCAGGTCAAGACGCAATTGTTTCAATACGGCCGGACCAATGGCCACATCCACGACCTGATCGCGCGGATGCTGGAGAAGGACGAGGGAATCCGGGCCGCGAAGGAGTCCATCGTCGTCACGGTCGGGTGCCAGGAGGGGATGTTCATCTCCTTGCGCGCGCTGTTTTCAGCGCCCACCGATGTGTTGCTGGTGGGCATGCCTTGTTACATCGGCATTACCGGCGCGGCCAAGCTCCTGGGAATCGAGATCGTCCCCGTGACGGAGCGCGAGGACGGGTTGGATCTGCAGGAACTTGAAGACACGCTGAGCAGGCTCAAGGCGGAAGGCAAACAGCCCCGAGCGCTCTACCTCGTCGCGGACTTCGCCAATCCCTCTGGGAAGAGCCTCCCGGTGCCGGCACGCAAGCGTCTGCTGGAAATCGCCAGGGGCGCGGGGTTTCTCATCATCGAGGACAACCCCTACGGCTTCTTCTTCCGGGAGGGCCCTCGAAAGCCCACCCTCAAATCCATGGATGAGCACCAGCAGGTCATCTACCTGGGCTCGTTCTCGAAGTCCGCCTTCCCTGGCGTGCGGGTGGGCTACGCAGTGGCGGACCAGCGCGTCCTGGGCGCCACGGGGAAGCAGCACCTGTTGGCGGACGAGTTCTCGAAGATCAAGAGCATGCTGACCGTGAATACGCCCGCGCTCAGCCAGGCCATCATCGGCGGGATGCTGGTGATGAATGAGGGGGGACTCCTTGACGCGAACCGCGAGGCGATTCGCTTCTACAAGGAGAACATGGACGCCACCCTCGGTGCGTTGGAGCGTCACTTCCCGAGGAGCGAGGCCTGGGCGCGAGACGTGACGTGGAACGTTCCCGAGGGCGGCTTCTTCCTGGTGATGAAGCTTCCCATCGAGGCCGATGAAGCCCTGCTCGAGCAGTCCGCGAAGCACCACCAGGTCATCTGGACGCCCATGCGGTATTTCTACCTGGGCTCGGGAGGAGAGACCGAGCTGCGGCTCTCCTGCAGCTATCTCACTCCCGCCGAGATTGAAGAGGGAATCACTCGCCTGGCCAGGCTGATCCGTTCGGCGCTGGAGCAGCAGCCCGCCCGGGCGCTCTCCGTGGGGTGA
- a CDS encoding alpha-hydroxy acid oxidase, whose product MPKTANIEDLRQRARRRIPRFLFDFVEGGADDEFTVRANREAFGRHAFRARSLVDVSTRDLSTTLLGQRLELPLILGPVGLAGLLAPGGERLAARAAVKKGALFTLSTMSVCTIEEVAAAVPAPGWFQLYIWKDRGITRSLVERAKAAGYTALCVTVDVPDMGNRERDVRNGFTVPPRLTVANAFDLLLHLGWVLRMTRSPRATFGNFEDSKALTRRDAVSVAAYTSRQFDASITWADLQWLRELWPGPLVLKGISCAEDARRAVEHGVQALVVSNHGGRQLDGLPAALDVLPEIVDAVGGRAEVILDGGVRRGSDVVKAIALGARACMIGRPYLYGLAADGQAGVELALELFRKEIDRTLTLLGCPRLDQLDASYLRGPGEAPRLSLPAGRTSTG is encoded by the coding sequence ATGCCCAAGACAGCCAATATCGAGGATCTGCGTCAGCGGGCGCGGCGCCGGATTCCACGCTTCCTCTTCGATTTCGTGGAGGGAGGCGCGGACGACGAGTTCACGGTGCGCGCCAACCGGGAAGCCTTTGGCCGCCATGCGTTCCGGGCTCGCTCGCTGGTGGACGTCAGCACGCGGGACCTCTCCACGACGCTGCTGGGGCAGCGGCTGGAGCTCCCGTTGATCCTCGGGCCGGTGGGCCTCGCGGGTCTGCTCGCGCCGGGCGGGGAGCGCCTCGCGGCTCGGGCTGCCGTGAAGAAGGGGGCCCTCTTCACGCTGAGCACCATGTCGGTGTGCACCATTGAAGAGGTCGCCGCGGCGGTTCCGGCACCGGGGTGGTTTCAGCTCTACATCTGGAAGGATCGTGGAATCACGCGTTCGCTCGTGGAACGGGCGAAGGCCGCGGGCTACACGGCGCTTTGCGTGACGGTGGATGTCCCGGACATGGGCAATCGCGAGCGTGACGTGCGCAATGGCTTCACGGTGCCGCCGCGCCTCACGGTGGCCAATGCCTTTGACCTCCTGCTGCACCTGGGTTGGGTGCTGCGGATGACCCGCTCACCACGGGCCACCTTCGGTAACTTCGAGGACAGCAAGGCGCTGACGCGCCGGGATGCGGTCTCCGTGGCTGCCTATACCTCGCGCCAGTTCGATGCCTCTATCACCTGGGCGGATCTGCAGTGGCTTCGGGAGCTGTGGCCTGGTCCGCTGGTGCTCAAGGGGATCAGTTGCGCCGAGGATGCCCGGCGCGCCGTGGAGCACGGGGTCCAGGCCCTCGTCGTCTCCAACCACGGAGGGAGGCAGCTGGATGGCCTGCCTGCCGCTCTCGACGTGTTGCCCGAGATCGTCGACGCCGTGGGTGGGCGCGCGGAGGTCATCCTGGACGGCGGCGTACGTCGTGGCTCGGATGTGGTGAAGGCAATCGCCTTGGGCGCGCGAGCCTGCATGATTGGCCGGCCCTACCTGTATGGATTGGCCGCCGATGGCCAGGCCGGCGTGGAACTCGCGCTGGAGCTCTTCCGCAAGGAGATTGATCGCACCTTGACGCTGTTGGGCTGCCCTCGTCTGGATCAGCTGGATGCCTCGTATCTGCGAGGACCTGGCGAGGCTCCACGGCTGTCATTGCCAGCGGGGCGTACGTCCACCGGGTGA
- a CDS encoding toprim domain-containing protein, producing the protein MSQTETRGEENGFQQAARLEREELHRCVTLAATHFQSRLWDDEEGQAARDYIASRGVALESARAFGLGYASASGTALAETLAPEELLDAGESAGVLRHPRAGDRHTDYFKRRVMLPFSSPEGQPLSFIGRDLPPHQRVKYQETRNSSIFIRNTTLFGLTHARDAIRGEGSAIVVEGGFDCMLLHQAGFPHSVGLISTTLSTARIDLLLAAGARELVVMLDPDLGGWRGILQNTDLLLLYVPRTRVVQLPGKEDPDEFILRAGAGAMRRLLSEARPLTDYLLATALPQGRGASASERKKAIEELSPIFLRLQEGPARTALLEALASHSGLSCPELELLLRTVG; encoded by the coding sequence ATGAGCCAGACCGAGACGCGCGGCGAGGAGAACGGTTTCCAGCAGGCGGCTCGACTGGAACGAGAGGAACTCCATCGGTGTGTCACCCTCGCGGCAACCCATTTCCAATCGCGTCTCTGGGACGATGAGGAGGGACAGGCCGCGAGGGATTACATCGCCTCGCGCGGAGTCGCGCTGGAGAGTGCCCGGGCCTTCGGTCTCGGCTACGCCTCTGCCTCGGGGACGGCGCTGGCGGAGACACTCGCACCCGAGGAACTCCTCGACGCGGGTGAGAGTGCGGGCGTGTTGCGCCATCCGAGGGCGGGCGACCGCCACACGGACTACTTCAAGCGGCGCGTCATGCTCCCGTTCAGCTCCCCGGAAGGACAACCCCTCTCATTCATCGGACGGGACCTCCCTCCCCATCAACGAGTCAAGTACCAGGAGACCCGGAACTCCTCCATCTTCATCCGCAACACGACGCTCTTCGGGCTGACCCACGCCCGCGACGCCATCCGTGGCGAGGGCTCCGCCATCGTCGTCGAGGGAGGCTTCGACTGCATGCTGCTGCACCAGGCCGGCTTCCCCCACAGCGTCGGCCTCATCTCCACCACCCTGAGCACGGCCCGGATCGACTTGCTGCTCGCCGCGGGGGCCCGCGAGCTGGTGGTCATGTTGGATCCAGACCTCGGAGGCTGGCGAGGCATCCTGCAGAACACCGACCTGTTGCTGCTCTACGTCCCGAGGACTCGCGTGGTGCAGCTCCCCGGCAAGGAGGACCCGGACGAGTTCATCCTCCGCGCCGGAGCCGGGGCCATGCGCCGCCTGCTCTCCGAGGCGCGCCCTCTCACCGACTACCTCCTCGCCACCGCCCTGCCCCAGGGGCGCGGCGCCTCCGCCTCCGAGCGGAAGAAGGCCATTGAAGAGCTCTCCCCCATCTTCCTCCGGCTGCAGGAGGGCCCGGCGCGCACGGCCCTCCTGGAGGCCCTGGCCTCGCACTCCGGGCTTTCATGCCCGGAGCTGGAGTTGTTGCTGCGCACCGTGGGATGA
- a CDS encoding DUF6519 domain-containing protein — protein sequence MKTQISRDSHDSSKGYSGVYQQQGRMLTDADWNELVSIINDRVTSALRDVVGSGGPATGKLLISNTLQMTPGSVYADGLMASLPGTTPFTYATQPDFPLAPGAPAVGESLYADVWERPVLFLEDPNLQDPGLHGADTSTRTQVMLQIKRCPAGQQPTDPLVNPGRGNAPLTLSQRVAGTGPAAQFTGNYLFRLEVHDVKGSPTAPSELTLKWSSENAAEAYANGPGVPQDYQGNDWLYEFYNAATERHLGVHLGTPPAGFPSRGLLKEGYPVSVPDAATYPFVRRWDGWCTLTRNTTTGVWTFVSGGRDRGAPLSTANAQGVHGHVRIESGVLHLELQDLALALTLTAGGTTSRAFVAGDYWLAPVREQDAAGDQVLSGAQPVGLLHRYVKLGVIASGVFTPERTLGFPSLTRLMSPSVGDSGANYVGTEAHADVTGTTVQSQLSSLIPVLNKANSAANGSGLIGSAAITGTPKNLPAGTVRSQLTQLVTHVNTHVASTSTDHDARYYPRTEANAAFASTSHLHDAKYPSILYQWAFTLGPDESWAAAVPLFTQPPLIAMGLKLQIPQGDEDDIYFAFNGPIHSQIEVELYPGASSSNELYVRNTSIETVDVQLRLFDVR from the coding sequence ATGAAGACCCAGATTTCACGCGACTCCCACGACTCCTCCAAGGGCTACTCCGGCGTCTACCAGCAGCAGGGGCGGATGCTCACCGACGCGGACTGGAACGAGTTGGTGTCCATCATCAACGACCGCGTCACCAGCGCGCTGCGGGACGTGGTGGGCAGCGGCGGCCCCGCCACCGGCAAGCTGCTCATCTCCAACACGCTGCAGATGACGCCCGGCAGCGTCTACGCGGACGGGCTGATGGCCTCGCTGCCCGGCACGACGCCCTTCACCTACGCCACCCAGCCGGACTTCCCATTGGCGCCGGGGGCACCCGCGGTGGGCGAGAGCCTCTACGCGGACGTCTGGGAGCGGCCGGTGCTGTTCCTGGAGGACCCGAACCTCCAGGATCCGGGGCTGCACGGCGCGGACACGAGCACCCGCACGCAGGTGATGCTGCAGATCAAACGCTGCCCCGCGGGCCAGCAACCCACGGACCCGCTCGTCAACCCGGGGCGGGGCAACGCGCCGCTCACCTTGTCCCAGCGCGTGGCGGGCACGGGGCCCGCCGCCCAGTTCACGGGCAACTACCTCTTCCGGCTGGAGGTGCATGACGTGAAGGGCTCGCCCACGGCGCCCAGCGAGCTCACGTTGAAGTGGTCGAGCGAGAACGCGGCGGAGGCCTACGCGAACGGGCCTGGCGTGCCCCAGGACTACCAGGGCAACGACTGGCTCTACGAGTTCTACAACGCCGCGACGGAGCGCCACCTGGGCGTGCACCTCGGCACGCCGCCGGCGGGGTTCCCCTCGCGCGGCCTGTTGAAGGAGGGCTACCCGGTCTCCGTGCCCGACGCGGCCACGTACCCGTTCGTGCGCAGGTGGGACGGCTGGTGCACGCTGACGCGCAACACCACGACGGGAGTCTGGACCTTCGTCAGCGGCGGGAGGGATCGCGGCGCGCCGCTGTCCACGGCCAATGCGCAGGGCGTGCATGGCCATGTGCGCATCGAGAGCGGCGTGCTGCACCTGGAGCTCCAGGACCTGGCGCTCGCGCTCACCCTGACGGCAGGGGGCACCACCAGCCGTGCCTTCGTCGCCGGGGACTACTGGCTGGCGCCCGTGCGCGAACAGGATGCCGCGGGGGACCAGGTCCTGAGCGGCGCGCAGCCCGTGGGGCTCCTCCATCGCTACGTGAAGCTGGGCGTCATCGCGTCGGGCGTCTTCACGCCGGAGCGGACGCTGGGGTTCCCCTCGTTGACACGGCTGATGTCTCCGTCCGTGGGGGACTCGGGGGCGAACTACGTCGGCACGGAGGCGCACGCGGACGTGACGGGCACCACGGTGCAGTCACAGCTCAGCTCGCTCATCCCCGTGTTGAACAAGGCGAACTCCGCGGCGAATGGTTCGGGCCTGATTGGCAGCGCGGCCATCACCGGCACGCCGAAGAACCTGCCGGCGGGCACGGTCCGGAGCCAGCTCACCCAGCTCGTCACCCACGTCAACACCCACGTGGCGTCGACCTCGACGGACCACGACGCGCGCTACTACCCGCGAACGGAAGCGAACGCGGCATTCGCCTCCACGAGCCACCTCCACGATGCGAAATACCCCTCGATTCTCTACCAATGGGCGTTCACGCTGGGGCCCGACGAGTCGTGGGCGGCGGCGGTGCCCCTCTTCACCCAGCCGCCGCTCATCGCGATGGGACTGAAGCTTCAGATCCCTCAGGGAGACGAGGATGACATCTACTTCGCCTTCAACGGGCCGATCCACTCGCAAATCGAGGTGGAGCTCTATCCCGGGGCGAGCAGCTCCAATGAGCTGTACGTGAGGAACACCTCCATCGAGACCGTCGACGTGCAGCTTCGCCTGTTCGACGTGCGGTAG
- a CDS encoding phage tail protein — protein sequence MSSGSGGTGSGLGAQLYGLLPEVYRTRDNGDLRDYLGSCGEVLDLVRGVMAQRLADAFPDHPDAQGWTLPYLAELLDVKLLSPAEPEQRRELSQAVSLRQRKGTPGSVVQVAQDVGQYAWDTEDPRNEPSEPVYLQEGWRRVAVTPRVGQPLLPPESLGALPLPAGAPARRHPALPAATVDLRYLSRKVALPPRGDGSSLPPLQENVHGIPAAPGHFDDVSRRTPDLRRPSARQGQVHPKRVAVFTLPRVGFFPPGWEFGDTRPLPVPAEPSRVLPRRRQGPLTPEPESGDYVLENLVLPEGEDVIVGNRPLVMRNCVVQGNVYIDAFDTAHVIEDSIVTGMVTKNLGNELVVRRSAFGRLQLEAGTPDVVGATVEDSLLGSLESTALITLLSVTVLGSMDVARCFANDSLFAGSVTPRPGVGNCFRYCRLPEATLGAYTVEGQPAEAYACTSEVPRFRATVFGAPGAGVLASDSGARLLDGAEDGGELGAYRHRRYALRDEAVLARLRESLPAGMSAILVPDERLGLALPVVTPPST from the coding sequence GTGAGCTCGGGAAGCGGGGGGACGGGGAGCGGGCTCGGCGCGCAGCTCTACGGGCTGCTGCCGGAGGTGTACCGCACGCGTGACAACGGAGACCTGCGCGACTACCTGGGGTCTTGCGGCGAGGTGCTGGACCTGGTCCGCGGGGTGATGGCCCAGCGGTTGGCGGATGCGTTCCCGGACCATCCGGACGCCCAGGGCTGGACGCTGCCGTACCTGGCGGAGCTCCTGGACGTGAAGCTGCTGTCGCCCGCGGAGCCGGAGCAGCGGCGTGAGCTGTCCCAGGCCGTGTCGCTGCGCCAGCGCAAGGGCACGCCCGGGTCGGTGGTCCAGGTCGCCCAGGATGTCGGCCAGTATGCGTGGGACACGGAGGACCCTCGGAACGAGCCCTCCGAGCCTGTCTACCTCCAGGAGGGTTGGAGGCGGGTGGCGGTGACGCCGCGCGTGGGACAGCCGTTGCTCCCGCCGGAGTCGCTCGGGGCCCTGCCACTTCCGGCGGGGGCGCCAGCGCGACGGCACCCGGCGCTGCCCGCGGCGACGGTGGACCTGCGGTACCTGTCCCGCAAGGTGGCGCTGCCGCCGCGTGGGGATGGTTCGTCGCTGCCGCCGTTGCAGGAGAACGTGCACGGCATCCCAGCGGCGCCCGGCCACTTCGACGACGTCTCCCGGCGGACACCGGACCTGCGCCGGCCCTCCGCGCGGCAGGGACAGGTCCACCCCAAGCGCGTCGCGGTCTTCACGCTGCCCAGGGTGGGGTTCTTCCCTCCGGGCTGGGAGTTCGGAGACACGCGTCCACTGCCAGTGCCCGCGGAGCCGTCGCGCGTGCTGCCCCGACGCCGTCAGGGGCCCCTGACGCCCGAGCCGGAGTCGGGCGACTACGTCCTCGAGAACCTCGTCCTCCCGGAGGGAGAGGACGTCATCGTCGGCAATCGGCCGCTGGTGATGCGCAACTGCGTCGTCCAGGGCAACGTGTACATCGACGCCTTCGATACCGCGCACGTCATCGAGGACTCCATCGTCACGGGGATGGTGACGAAGAACCTGGGGAACGAACTCGTCGTCCGCCGCTCCGCCTTCGGCCGCCTCCAGCTGGAGGCGGGCACGCCGGACGTGGTCGGCGCGACGGTGGAGGACAGCCTCCTGGGGTCACTCGAGAGCACGGCGTTGATCACGTTGCTGAGCGTGACGGTGCTCGGCTCGATGGACGTGGCGCGGTGCTTCGCCAACGACTCGCTCTTCGCGGGCTCCGTCACTCCCCGCCCCGGGGTGGGCAACTGCTTCCGCTACTGCCGGCTGCCAGAGGCCACGCTGGGGGCGTACACCGTGGAGGGGCAGCCCGCGGAGGCGTACGCGTGTACGAGCGAGGTGCCCCGTTTCCGCGCCACCGTCTTCGGAGCACCCGGCGCTGGCGTGCTCGCGAGCGACAGCGGCGCGAGGCTGCTCGATGGCGCGGAGGATGGAGGGGAGCTGGGGGCCTACCGCCACCGTCGCTATGCGTTGCGCGACGAGGCGGTGCTCGCCCGGCTCCGTGAATCCCTGCCCGCGGGCATGAGCGCCATCCTGGTTCCCGACGAACGGCTCGGCCTGGCCCTGCCCGTCGTCACGCCTCCTTCCACCTGA